The following DNA comes from Teredinibacter haidensis.
TTGGTCGGAGTGGCCGGATTTGAACCGACGACCACCACACCCCCAGTGTGGTGCGCTACCAGGCTGCGCTACACTCCGATATTGCTTCGCGTCTTTGATGATGCGAGGCGCACATCATACGGATTGAGAGGGTTTATGCAAGATAAAATAGCAGGGTTTTTAGTAACTTTTGCGGTTAGTTAAACGATGCTGTTTTACTTGCAAGCCGAGACTGAATCAGGATTTCAGTACCGCTAATACCTCTTCCAGCTCTTTGATCATTTCCCGCACGATTTGCGTCATGTCGGCTTCTTCAGGCTTGTCGACCTCGGCTGTCATTTGCTGACGGGCGCCGCCTATGGTGAAGCCCTGATCGTAGAGCAAGGCGCGAATCTGGCGAATGGTGAGGACGTCTGCACGCTGATAGTAGCGGCGGTTTCCACGCCTTTTTACCGGTTTCAGCTGGGGAAATTCCTGCTCCCAATAGCGCAGCACATGCGGTTTTACCGCACACAACTCGCTAACTTCTCCAATGGTGAAGTATCGTTTGCCTGGGATTACGGGTAATTCGTCGTTATTACTCGGTTCCAGCATACGCTTCGACTCGTGCCTTTAGTTTCTGACCTGGGCGAAATGTTACCACTCTTCTCGCGGTGATGGGGATCTCTTCACCGGTTTTGGGGTTTCGTCCTGGTCGCTGTTTTTTGTCGCGTAAATCAAAATTTCCGAAACCGGAAAGCTTAACTTGTTCGTTGTGCTCAAGGGCGTTGCGAATTTCTTCAAAGAAGAACTCTACCAATTCTTTGGCTTCACGCTTGTTAAAACCAAGCTCTTCGTAGAGATTTTCGGCCAAATCGGCTTTGGTTAAAGATTCGTTTTCGCTGTTACCTGAGACTTGCATCAAATTTATCCTCTAGTCGCTCCACTATGGCGGCCACCGGACTGTTAACTTCGTCCTCGTTAAGAGTGCGTGAAGGATGCTGAAAGGTCAAGTTAAATGCAACACTTTTTCTTTTAGGATCAATACCTTCGCCGCTATATACGTCAAACACCTTTAAGTTCTTTAGGTGATCGCCTGCGTTCGCTTGGATTTCTTCCATTAATGCAACCGAGGTGACGTCTCTATCTACCAGGATAGCTAAATCTCGGCTGACTTCAGGGAATTTTGACAACAATTTGAACGACGGGATTGTCGCTGCAACTATCTTATCTAAATCCAGCTCGAATACGAATACATTTTGTTTTATATCCAGTGCCTTGGTTAGTTGAGGATGAAGAGCCCCCACGTAACCGGCTGATTCGCCCGCCAAGAATACTTCTGCGCACTGGCCAGGATGTAATGCAGGGTGCTTTGCCGCCTGGAAGCGGGCCGTTTGGCCGGAGAGGCTTATCAGCGACTCTAGGTCTCCTTTTATATCGTAGAAGTCCACGCCGCCTTTACTTGCGGTCCAGGTGGCATCATCACGCTCGCCGTAGATCAGGCCTGCTAAGCCTTGGGTTTGCTGTAGGCCGTTGGCTGTTGGTATAAAGCGCAACCCTTTCTCGAACAGGCGCACGCGGCTCTGCTGGCGATTAATGTTTCTACGTAGCGCGTCTACCAGCCCAGGGAGTATGGATGTACGCATGGTGCTCATGTCGGCACTGATTGGGTTGAGTAGTTCCACCGCAGCATGTTCCTGCTCACCGGCAAAAAGTTTATGGAGTTTCGGGTCGATAAAGCTATAGGTGATTGCTTCCTGGTAGCCTCTGGCGATTAGTTGTCTCGCCAGACGGTCTTCTGGTAACTGGCTTTCTTCTAGCCTGGGCAGTGCTGCCGGAATCCGCATTTTTGTGGTGGGTAGTTGGTTGTATCCGTAGATTCGCGCCAACTCTTCCAGCAGGTCGGCTTCGATGGCGATATCGAAGCGGTAGCTTGGCACTTCAAATACCCAGCTGTTGTCGATTTCGCTCTGTAGGACCAATCCGAGTCGAGTAAGAATATCGACCACTTCTTCGTCGGGGATGGCGAAACCGAGCCCCGCTTGTATGCGCGGCTTTTTCAGTGTGACGGTTCGCGCCGAGGGCAGTTCATCTGCCAGCTCTTCGCAAACGACCGGGCCGGGTGTACCACCGACGATGTCGACCAGTAGCTGGGTGGCTCGCTCTATTGCGGTTTGCGCTCCATCGTAGTCGACGCCGCGTTCAAAGCGGTGTGAAGAATCGGTGTGCAGGCCGTATGAGCGAGCTTTGCCGGCAATGGCGATGGGGTTAAAGAATGCGCTTTCGAGGAATATGTCCTGTGTTTTGTCGCTTACCGAGCTGGATTCACCACCCATAATACCGGCCATGGCCAGGGGGCCGCTGTTGTCGGCAATAATCAGTGTTTCTGCTTTTAGCTCTATTTCCTGACCGTCCAGTAAGGTAATTTTTTCACCTTGTTCTGCCATGCGAACGCGAATACCGGAATCCAGTTTGGCTAGGTCGAAGGCATGCATGGGCTGGCCCAGCTCTAGCAGCAGGTAGTTGGTTACGTCTACGACTGCATCTATAGAGCGGAGGCCGCTGCGGCGCAATCTTTCTTGCAGCCACTGAGGGCTGGGCTTGCTGATATCAATACCTTTTATTACGCGGCCCACGTAGCGCGAACAGGCACTGCCCGCCTGCAGGCTTACGGGGAAGGTATCGTCGCAAGTGCTGGCAACCGGTTTAATGTCGGGTGCGCTAACGGTAGCTTTGTTTAATACGCCCACTTCGCGAGCCAAGCCTTTCAGACTCAGGCAATCACTGCGATTGGGTGTGAGGTCGACGTCGATAATGGCATCGTCCAGGTCGAGATATTCACGAAAATCGACGCCCACTGGTGCATCGGCTGCGAGCTCCATCAGGCCGGAATCATCGGTCCCTACCTGTAGCTCTGTTTCGCCACAGAGCATGCCCATGGATTCAACACCGCGTAACTTTGCCTTTTTGATTTTGAACGCTTTACCGTCGTCCCCTGGAGGTAAGCTCGCACCGACTAATGCGAAGGGAATTTTGATTC
Coding sequences within:
- a CDS encoding MerR family transcriptional regulator: MLEPSNNDELPVIPGKRYFTIGEVSELCAVKPHVLRYWEQEFPQLKPVKRRGNRRYYQRADVLTIRQIRALLYDQGFTIGGARQQMTAEVDKPEEADMTQIVREMIKELEEVLAVLKS
- the ihfA gene encoding integration host factor subunit alpha, with amino-acid sequence MQVSGNSENESLTKADLAENLYEELGFNKREAKELVEFFFEEIRNALEHNEQVKLSGFGNFDLRDKKQRPGRNPKTGEEIPITARRVVTFRPGQKLKARVEAYAGTE
- the pheT gene encoding phenylalanine--tRNA ligase subunit beta — encoded protein: MKFSESWLRTWVNPTVSTQELIDQLTMAGLEVDAVESVAGEFSKVVVGEILEVEQHPDADKLRVCQVAGSPEGTKQVVCGAPNARVGIKIPFALVGASLPPGDDGKAFKIKKAKLRGVESMGMLCGETELQVGTDDSGLMELAADAPVGVDFREYLDLDDAIIDVDLTPNRSDCLSLKGLAREVGVLNKATVSAPDIKPVASTCDDTFPVSLQAGSACSRYVGRVIKGIDISKPSPQWLQERLRRSGLRSIDAVVDVTNYLLLELGQPMHAFDLAKLDSGIRVRMAEQGEKITLLDGQEIELKAETLIIADNSGPLAMAGIMGGESSSVSDKTQDIFLESAFFNPIAIAGKARSYGLHTDSSHRFERGVDYDGAQTAIERATQLLVDIVGGTPGPVVCEELADELPSARTVTLKKPRIQAGLGFAIPDEEVVDILTRLGLVLQSEIDNSWVFEVPSYRFDIAIEADLLEELARIYGYNQLPTTKMRIPAALPRLEESQLPEDRLARQLIARGYQEAITYSFIDPKLHKLFAGEQEHAAVELLNPISADMSTMRTSILPGLVDALRRNINRQQSRVRLFEKGLRFIPTANGLQQTQGLAGLIYGERDDATWTASKGGVDFYDIKGDLESLISLSGQTARFQAAKHPALHPGQCAEVFLAGESAGYVGALHPQLTKALDIKQNVFVFELDLDKIVAATIPSFKLLSKFPEVSRDLAILVDRDVTSVALMEEIQANAGDHLKNLKVFDVYSGEGIDPKRKSVAFNLTFQHPSRTLNEDEVNSPVAAIVERLEDKFDASLR